A portion of the Stella humosa genome contains these proteins:
- the dctP gene encoding TRAP transporter substrate-binding protein DctP yields the protein MSSFISRVLAAVAAVAALSAPAVAQPFQMRASVDTNMTTSRTAHLAEYLNEVEKRSNGRIKPTLYHSAQLYPDRDVGKALIQGSIELALPGSWTISGIVPDLDFPGLPSFFGISTENARKVVDGEVGRMINAQLEQKLRSHVVGRWHELEPLHTYATAKDIRRFEDMKGLRVRHPGSAMQALQIGQKGASPVVVPWPDVALALSQGTVDALVSTHNTVVSGKLWDSGVKYVFEDFNSRMFQVLLVNQTFWNALPADLKAVMTDTWEQMLPTFLERIRNNETDWRATLVKNGMTIHAPPAEDIARLRERLLPTEDAAVKELKVNPKISEIIKRIQASGS from the coding sequence ATGTCGAGTTTCATTTCGCGAGTTCTGGCCGCCGTGGCGGCGGTGGCCGCACTGTCGGCGCCGGCCGTGGCGCAACCGTTCCAGATGCGCGCCTCGGTCGACACCAACATGACGACCAGCCGCACCGCCCATCTGGCGGAGTACCTGAACGAGGTCGAGAAGCGGTCGAACGGCCGCATCAAGCCCACGCTCTATCATTCGGCCCAGCTCTATCCCGACCGCGACGTCGGCAAGGCGCTGATCCAGGGCAGCATCGAGCTGGCCTTGCCCGGGTCCTGGACGATCTCCGGCATCGTGCCGGACCTCGACTTCCCCGGCCTGCCCAGCTTCTTCGGCATCAGCACCGAGAATGCGCGCAAGGTGGTCGACGGCGAGGTCGGCCGCATGATCAACGCGCAGCTCGAGCAGAAGCTGCGCTCTCACGTCGTCGGCCGCTGGCACGAGCTGGAGCCGCTGCACACCTACGCCACGGCCAAGGACATCCGCCGCTTCGAGGACATGAAGGGCCTGCGCGTGCGCCATCCCGGCAGCGCCATGCAGGCCCTCCAGATCGGCCAGAAGGGGGCCAGCCCCGTCGTCGTCCCCTGGCCCGACGTGGCGCTGGCGCTGAGCCAGGGCACCGTCGACGCGCTGGTCAGCACCCACAACACCGTGGTCAGCGGCAAGCTGTGGGACTCCGGCGTGAAGTACGTCTTCGAGGACTTCAACTCGCGGATGTTCCAGGTGCTGCTGGTCAACCAGACCTTCTGGAACGCGCTGCCGGCCGACCTGAAGGCGGTGATGACCGACACCTGGGAGCAGATGCTGCCGACCTTCCTGGAGCGCATCCGCAACAACGAGACCGACTGGCGCGCGACGCTCGTCAAGAACGGCATGACCATCCATGCCCCGCCGGCCGAGGATATTGCCCGCCTGCGCGAACGGCTGCTGCCGACCGAGGACGCCGCGGTCAAGGAACTGAAGGTCAATCCTAAGATTTCGGAAATCATCAAGCGCATTCAGGCATCGGGTAGCTGA